In one Vidua chalybeata isolate OUT-0048 chromosome 4, bVidCha1 merged haplotype, whole genome shotgun sequence genomic region, the following are encoded:
- the KIAA0232 gene encoding uncharacterized protein KIAA0232 homolog isoform X2 yields MKKQAAVQCLRSASDESSGIEMLVEELCSKLKDLQSKQEEKIHKKLEGSLTPETDLSPTAKDQVEMYYEAFPPLSEKPVCLQEIMTVWNKSKVCSYSSSSSSSTVPPTSTDTSSPKDCNSESEVTKDRSNKVSATVQERTQQKKSKNEKENKFSNNTVEEKPVLYKKQVRHKSEGKMRPRSWSSGSSEAGSSSSGNQGEYKASMKCIKVRHKTREVRSKKGRNGQSRLSVKSGEKVDRKVHSGNSSSSSSGSIKQLCKRGKRPLKEIGRKEAGGSDGKDLYLDSRNEKEYKEEPLWYTEPITEYFVPLSRKSKLETTYRNREDICGVTSEAVEELSESVHGLCISNNNTHKTYLAAGTFIDGHFVEMPAVLNEDIDLAGTSICSQPEDDKYLDDVHLSELTHFYEVDIDQSMLDPGASDTMQGESRILNMIRQKSKEKTDFEAECCIVLDGMELQGESAIWTDSTSSVGAEGWFLQDLSNLAQFWECCSSSSSGDADGESFGGDSPIRFSPILDSTMLNSHMLAGNQELFSDINEGSGINSCFSVFEVQCSNSVLPFSFETLSLGNENADSSSTANILGKTQSRLLIWTKNSAFDENEHCSNLSTRTCSPWSHSEETRSDNETINIPYEESTQFNAEDINYVVPRVSSNYVDEEILDFLPEETCQQQARSLGEMPTLIFKKKSKLESVCGIQLEQKAESKDYETTQGCRESSPHGDGYSSGVIKDIWTNMTDRNSAAMVEIEGIEDELFSTDVNNYCCCLDTEAKVETLQEPNKAVQRSEYHLWEGQKENVEKRAFVSNDLSKVDGGDYTTPSKPWDVNQDKENSFILGGVYGELKTFNSDGEWAVVPPGHSKGSLLQCAASDVVTIAGTDVFMTPGNSFAPGHRQLWRPFVSFEQNEQSKSGDNGLNKGFSFIFHEDLLGACGNFQVEEPGLEYSFSSFDLNNPFSQVLHVECSFEPEGIASFSPSFKPKSILCSDSDSEVLHPRICGVDRTQYRAIRISPRTHFRPISASELSPGGGSESEFESEKDEGGIAVPPQVDVFEDPQADLKPLEEDAEKEGHYYGKSELESGKFLPRLKKSGMEKSAQTSLDSQEESAGMLPVGNQDPCLECSMKESLEGRVVESSKVNCRIVEPREETGRFCSCKAGCHFPTCEDNPVSSGEHEERMSGSQEKQCWWEKALYSPLFPASQCEECYTNAKGENGVGELADVKEVSNDDEHLLDFNMVSSVYEARCADDINAEAKPNGFRKKIYSSDSSSSEDTASEGGSEWADPCEEELFSRTQL; encoded by the exons agctctgggattgAAATGTTAGTGGAGGAGCTTTGCTCCAAACTGAAAGACCTTCAGAGTAAGcaag aGGAGAAGATTCACAAAAAGTTAGAAGGCTCTTTGACTCCTGAGACTGACTTATCTCCCACAGCAAAGGATCAAGTAGAAat gtACTATGAagcatttcctcctctttctgaAAAGCCAGTTTGCCTGCAGGAAATTATGACTGTATGGAATAAATCCAAAGTATGCTCTTACTCTAGCTCCTCATCTTCATCCACTGTTCCACCAACTAGCACGGATACATCTTCTCCAAAGGACTGCAATAGTGAAAGTGAAGTAACTAAAGACAGAAGTAATAAAGTATCTGCCACTGTACAGGAAAGAACCCAGCAGAAGAAGAGTAAAAAcgagaaagaaaacaagtttaGTAACAACACTGTTGAAGAGAAGCCTGTTTTGTATAAAAAGCAAGTCCGACATAAGTCTGAAGGAAAGATGCGTCCCCGCTCCTGGTCATCGGGATCCAGTGAGGCTGGCTCAAGTTCTAGTGGTAATCAAGGTGAATACAAGGCATCAATGAAATGTATTAAAGTAAGACACAAAACAAGAGAGGTTCGGAGTAAAAAAGGGCGGAATGGGCAGAGCAGGCTGTCAGTGAAATCTGGTGAAAAGGTTGATAGAAAAGTCCACAGcggaaacagcagcagcagcagcagcgggtCCATCAAACAACTGTGCAAAAGAGGTAAAAGGCCATTAAAAGAAATTGGAAGAAAAGAAGCTGGCGGTAGTGATGGAAAAGATTTGTATTTAGACAgtagaaatgaaaaggaatatAAAGAAGAGCCCTTGTGGTATACTGAGCCGATTACGGAGTACTTTGTTCCTCTTAGCAGAAAAAGCAAGCTGGAGACTACGTACCGCAACAGAGAAGATATATGTGGAGTAACATCAGAGGCTGTAGAAGAGTTGTCTGAATCAGTGCATGGTCTTTGTATTAGCAACAATAATACTCATAAAACATACCTCGCAGCAGGTACTTTCATCGATGGTCACTTTGTAGAAATGCCTGCAGTTCTAAATGAGGATATTGACCTCGCTGGGACCTCAATATGTTCTCAACCAGAGGACGACAAGTATTTAGATGATGTTCATCTGTCAGAACTAACGCACTTCTATGAAGTGGATATTGATCAATCCATGTTGGATCCTGGTGCCTCAGATACGATGCAAGGAGAGAGTCGGATTTTAAATATGATTCGACAGAAgagtaaagaaaaaactgattttGAGGCAGAATGTTGCATAGTGTTAGATGGAATGGAGTTGCAAGGGGAAAGTGCAATATGGACTGATTCGACCAGCTCTGTTGGTGCTGAAGGGTGGTTCTTGCAAGATCTTAGTAATTTAGCTCAATTTTGGGAGTGCTGTTCATCTTCTAGTTCTGGTGATGCAGATGGGGAAAGTTTTGGAGGAGATTCTCCAATCAGATTCTCCCCCATCCTAGACAGCACAATGCTTAATTCACACATGCTTGCTGGCAATCAAGAGCTCTTTTCAGATATTAATGAAGGGTCTGGTATAAActcttgtttttcagtgtttgaagTGCAATGCAGTAACTCTGTTTtaccattttcttttgaaacactCAGCTtgggaaatgaaaatgcagattCTAGTAGCACTGCTAATATTCTTGGGAAAACACAGTCTAGATTGCTAATATGGACCAAAAATAGTGCCTTTGATGAAAATGAACACTGTTCTAATCTTTCAACAAGAACCTGTAGTCCATGGTCACATTCGGAAGAAACACGTTCAGACAATGAGACTATAAATATTCCATATGAAGAATCCACGCAATTTAATGCAGAAGATATTAATTATGTAGTTCCTAGAGTGTCTTCGAATTATGTAGATGAAGAAATTCTAGATTTTCTGCCAGAAGAAACCTGCCAGCAACAAGCTAGAAGTTTAGGAGAAATGCCTACTTtgattttcaaaaagaaatctAAGCTAGAATCTGTCTGTGGTATTCAGCtagaacaaaaagcagaaagtaaAGACTATGAAACTACACAAGGGTGTAGGGAAAGCAGTCCACATGGAGATGGCTACAGCTCAGGGGTTATTAAAGATATTTGGACAAATATGACAGACAGAAATTCTGCAGCGATGGTAGAAATAGAAGGAATAGAAGATGAATTGTTTTCAACTGATGTAAATAACTATTGCTGCTGTTTGGATACAGAAGCAAAAGTTGAAACCCTCCAGGAACCCAATAAAGCAGTGCAAAGATCAGAGTATCACCTTTGGGAAGGTCAAAAGGAGAATGTAGAGAAAAGAGCCTTTGTCTCAAATGATTTATCAAAAGTAGATGGTGGTGACTATACCACACCATCAAAACCCTGGGATGTTAACCAGGATAAAGAAAACTCATTTATACTTGGTGGTGTGTATGGAGAGCTTAAAACATTTAACAGTGATGGAGAATGGGCAGTGGTGCCACCTGGTCACTCAAAGGGGAGCTTACTGCAATGTGCAGCTTCCGATGTGGTGACAATAGCTGGTACAGATGTTTTTATGACTCCAGGTAATAGCTTTGCCCCTGGCCACAGGCAATTATGGAGGCCATTTGTATCATTTGAACAGAACGAGCAATCAAAGAGCGGAGATAATGGATTAAATAagggtttttcttttatcttccaTGAAGACTTACTGGGAGCTTGTGGTAACTTTCAAGTTGAAGAACCGGGGCTTGAATACTCATTCTCTTCCTTTGACCTGAACAATCCATTTTCACAAGTTCTTCATGTAGAGTGTTCGTTTGAGCCAGAAGGAATTGCATCTTTCAGCCCTAGTTTTAAACCTAAGTCCATTCTGTGCTCTGATTCAGACAGTGAGGTTTTACACCCCAGGATATGTGGTGTTGATCGAACGCAGTACAGGGCTATACGGATTTCTCCGAGGACTCACTTTCGCCCAATTTCTGCATCTGAACTTTCTCCAGGTGGTGGAAGCGAGTCAGAATTTGAGTCAGAAAAAGATGAGGGAGGTATTGCTGTCCCTCCCCAAGTAGATGTATTTGAGGATCCACAGGCAGATCTCAAACCTCTGGAAGAAGATGCAGAAAAAGAAGGGCATTATTACGGAAAATCAGAGCTTGAATCtggaaaattccttcccagaTTGAAAAAGTCTGGAATGGAGAAGAGTGCACAGACATCATTGGATTCCCAAGAAGAGTCGGCCGGGATGTTGCCAGTAGGAAACCAAGATCCCTGTTTAGAATGCAGTATGAAAGAATCTCTAGAAGGGAGAGTGGTGGAGAGCTCTAAAGTAAACTGCAGAATAGTGGAGCCACGTGAGGAGACTGGCAGGTTTTGCAGTTGTAAAGCAGGGTGTCATTTCCCCACGTGTGAGGATAATCCTGTTTCTTCAGGAGAGCATGAAGAG AGAATGAGTGGCAGCCAGGAAAAGCAATGCTGGTGGGAAAAGGCGCTCTATTCTCCCCTTTTTCCTGCATCACAGTGTGAAG AGTGCTATACAAATGCCAAGGGAGAGAATGGTGTAGGAGAACTTGCAGATGTAAAGGAAGTATCCAATGATGATGAACATCTTTTAGATTTTAATATG GTTTCTTCTGTTTATGAAGCAAGATGTGCAGATGATATAAATGCTGAGGCAAAACCAAATGGCTTCAGGAAGAAGATCTACTCCAGTGATAGCTCCAGCTCTGAAGACACAGCTTCAGAAGGTGGAAGCGAATGGGCTGATCCATGTGAGGAGGAGCTTTTTTCTCGAACTCAACTGTAA